One part of the Aricia agestis chromosome Z, ilAriAges1.1, whole genome shotgun sequence genome encodes these proteins:
- the LOC121738362 gene encoding alanine aminotransferase 1-like, translating to MPNGGSVGAYSASHGVDMIRQHVAEYIARRDGHPSRWQDVCLSAGASTAIKNCLQLLCNPVDGKPSGVMIPIPQYPLYSASLAEYGLRQVHYYLDEPRGWGLDVGELERSLTDAAKDTAVRAIVVINPGNPTGQVLTRENIEAVIKFAHAHRLFIFADEVYQHNIYAEGSQFHSFKKVLVEMGAPYVNEVELASFMSVSKGYMGECGLRAGWMELVNMQPEVQAHLYKAISAMLCPAVTGQIAIDCVAKPPAPGEPSYDLWLSETTAVLASLKKRARMIVDTFNNMPGFQCNDVQGAMYAFPSIELPPKAIEVAKSKGLAPDVYYAFRLLEETGICIVPGTGFGQRPGTFHFRTTILPQPQLLQEMLDIFKGFHTKFTKEHS from the exons ATGCCTAA CGGCGGCTCGGTGGGTGCGTACTCGGCGTCGCACGGCGTGGACATGATCCGGCAGCATGTGGCAGAGTACATCGCGCGGCGGGACGGCCACCCCAGTCGCTGGCAGGACGTGTGCCTCTCCGCCGGCGCCTCCACCGCCATCAAGAACTGCCTGCAGCTGCTGTGTAACCCCGTCGATGGGAAGCCGTCGG gtGTGATGATCCCGATCCCGCAGTACCCGCTGTACTCGGCGTCGCTGGCGGAGTACGGTCTGCGGCAGGTGCACTACTACCTCGACGAGCCGCGCGGCTGGGGGCTGGACGTCGGTGAACTAGAGCGCTCGCTCACCGACGCCGCGAAGGATACCGCCGTGCGGGCGATCGTGGTTATTAACCCCGGGAACCCTACTGGACAG GTGTTGACTCGCGAGAACATCGAGGCGGTGATAAAGTTCGCGCACGCGCACCGCCTGTTCATCTTCGCGGACGAGGTCTACCAGCACAACATCTACGCCGAGGGCAGCCAGTTCCACTCCTTCAAGAAG GTGCTAGTAGAGATGGGCGCGCCTTACGTGAACGAAGTGGAGCTAGCGTCGTTCATGTCGGTGAGCAAGGGCTACATGGGGGAGTGCGGGCTGCGCGCCGGCTGGATGGAGCTCGTCAACATGCAGCCCGAGGTCCAGGCTCACCTCTACAAGGCCATCTCCGCCATGCTGTGTCCCGCCGTCACCGGGCAGATCGCTATTGATTGTGTG GCCAAGCCCCCCGCGCCCGGCGAGCCGTCATACGACCTGTGGCTGTCGGAGACGACGGCGGTGCTGGCCTCGCTCAAGAAGCGCGCGCGGATGATCGTCGACACCTTCAACAACATGCCCGGTTTCCAGTGTAACGATGTGCAG GGTGCTATGTACGCATTCCCGAGCATCGAACTACCGCCCAAGGCGATCGAGGTGGCCAAGTCGAAGGGGCTCGCGCCAGACGTCTACTACGCGTTCAGGCTGCTGGAGGAGACAG GTATCTGCATCGTCCCCGGCACCGGGTTCGGCCAGCGTCCCGGCACGTTCCACTTCCGCACCACCATCCTGCCGCAGCCGCAGCTGCTGCAGGAGATGCTCGACATCTTCAAGGGTTTCCATACCAAGTTCACCAAGGAGCACTCGTAA